In one window of Temnothorax longispinosus isolate EJ_2023e chromosome 11, Tlon_JGU_v1, whole genome shotgun sequence DNA:
- the LOC139821569 gene encoding uncharacterized protein produces the protein MTFCISRSLTVAISCFAILINCSPKFDDGGFVPSSISYMEKQAKAQDQVAMPSSQIKQHNEPSKRESETNDIVDRGQEARFGFTNVGGTGSGYGVSPYAPAKIDLGGLLLGAIIGVGSILIIPKLLYILSGTYGAYARSDDNGFTQTLTRIDDVLARYGIDTTSCMQRAVCTYSQQAAAAAGDENENENRNDKDEKTTSFEKMVNAVTTNQVFRTAMQGTAIEEAVETGRNGRNCSRSYPHCGFSMETMLSLLANVIATANARVTTPTDSSSL, from the exons atGACGTTTTGTATTTCGCGAAGTTTAACTGTGGCAATAAGCTGCTTCGCCATTCTGATCAATTGCAGTCCGAAGTTCGATGATGGAGG ATTTGTGCCGAGCTCTATCAGCTACATGGAAAAGCAGGCAAAGGCGCAGGATCAAGTGGCCATGCCGTCGTCTCAGATTAAACAGCACAATGAACCATCGAAACGCGAATCCGAGACAAACGACATCGTGGATCGCGGCCAGGAAGCGCGATTTGGTTTCACCAATGTCGGAGGTACTGGGAGT GGTTACGGAGTGTCGCCTTATGCGCCGGCAAAGATAGATCTTGGCGGACTTCTCTTGGGAGCCATTATAGGCGTGGGATCGATCCTCATCATCCCAAAGCTGCTCTATATCCTGTCGGGCACTTATGGCGCGTACGCGAGAA GTGATGACAACGGCTTCACCCAGACCCTGACGAGGATTGACGATGTCCTGGCCCGTTACGGCATCGACACGACCTCATGCATGCAACGCGCGGTATGCACCTACTCGCAGCAGGCGGCTGCCGCGGCGGGTGACGAAAACGAGAACGAAAACAGGAACGATAAGGACGAGAAGACGACGTCCTTCGAGAAGATGGTGAACGCAGTTACCACCAACCAGGTGTTCCGCACGGCCATGCAAGGCACGGCGATCGAGGAGGCGGTGGAGACTGGTAGAAACGGCAGAAACTGCTCAAGATCGTATCCACATTGCGGCTTCTCGATGGAGACGATGCTATCGCTGCTGGCTAACGTCATCGCGACGGCAAACGCGCGCGTCACGACGCCCACTGACTCCTCGTCATTGTAA
- the LOC139821571 gene encoding LOW QUALITY PROTEIN: uncharacterized protein (The sequence of the model RefSeq protein was modified relative to this genomic sequence to represent the inferred CDS: deleted 1 base in 1 codon): protein MHLIVSRAAESRGYRESEKESVNISFQFSTILKQILDMRATPTDSAALTLILLPFALFFVRVIGDGTTRTFTKPNGQKSQLISFDTKGGEVEITWDVSVPFFTIPLNHVSETGEVLPLLNVNTRGLSIAGVLTAILSLAVPLFSKPGPGMQYRSLDSQWSQMGDTINEIVFSNRYITPCVQRIVCSVVSEASQSDNPTSTDKIIDGLSSHKWFKEFTNGTVIQEAIRVGREGHHDCGRIYKECFVSPKILKSMMGQFGTI, encoded by the exons ATGCATCTCATTGTTTCGCGGGCGGCAGAAAGTCGAGGATATAGAGAATCTGAAAAAGAAAgtgttaatatttcattt caATTCTCAACTATTCTCAAACAGATTTTGGACATGAGGGCCACACCGACAGACTCGGCCGCCCTGACTCTGATTCTTCTACCTTTTGCGCTGTTCTTCGTGCGAGTTATCGGCGACGGCACTACGCGGACATTCACGAAGCCGAACGGTCAGAAATCGCAGCTCATCTCGTTTGACACTAAAGGCGGAGAAGTCGAA ATCACTTGGGATGTGTCGGTGCCCTTCTTCACGATACCGTTGAATCACGTAAGCGAGACTGGCGAGGTATTACCGCTGCTTAACGTTAACACGAGAGGGTTGTCAATTGCCGGCGTGTTAACAGCCATTCTCTCTTTGGCGGTGCCCCTCTTCTCGAAGCCAGGCCCAGGAATGCAGTATCGAA GTCTCGACTCGCAATGGTCGCAAATGGGAGATACGATAAACGAGATTGTGTTTAGCAACCGGTACATCACACCCTGTGTCCAGCGCATCGTTTGCTCCGTCGTTTCCGAGGCGAGTCAGTCCGACAACCCTACGAGTACCGACAAGATTATCGATGGATTATCAAG tcACAAGTGGTTTAAGGAATTCACGAATGGCACAGTCATTCAGGAAGCTATTAGGGTAGGTCGAGAAGGGCATCACGATTGCGGCCGCATTTACAAGGAGTGCTTTGTGTCGCCAAAAATCCTTAAAAGTATGATGGGGCAATTCGGCACAATTTGA
- the LOC139821556 gene encoding post-GPI attachment to proteins factor 6, which produces MRESALAVLLAWTLAAQQGLCGKLEKIAQQPSNILVDYYAYRHISIIHFNVPERTVAVAFKFMAKEEKTGGIGRCSPVNVSLYLKSASLPFVSPDGSKVAAKLMETKNRRRHYSLEMQSNGEQYMIKIEAPSAGDWYAIAFRSWTDPEEGKIKQQGISVSCETVMDAEMFVEMPATTFLVDPEIKYKVQLDETSDTTIVQYLVPDVGLEEMSLFLKSSCGEDCNIAVHITAEDNLAGSLFNSTEKSLSFKPYPGDFHYVTLRLLSGNASNVTLQLPTSRQTDIGVDQVTPVVLSRKSFPEFFLFDYEHLRGNDTKPQPFNVTADALSVLSFEIGRVYDVGGTVTLGFKLVDVEEKYKKNIVLVACVSLGYYLNITSGGACVRAQGLTTADVYVNATEPAYVHVPFPEAGTWYVSLRVFCPEEEEKKTISADSGANISSSTSSCSCGRTCLQGDVACESCDCLSRCTAVRVESVVSSSPCVEGRCGGHGKCMHYMSGGFVFSACHCTGGYRGFDCADDTYVLSTSGILLQLLALTFSNFAFLGSIYVAIRREYFTEAVAYFAVMFFSTFYHACEAGEEIYSVCIMRLSVLQFCDFFNALLAIWVTLVAMASFGPRLTAFCQVTGAIVLAMGAEMDRTALWVFLLPAVTGSALIGLSWGLRCRRRRTIKYPSRPYRTIYFPAGVLLVFLGLICYAFLQTRRNYYLVHSMWHICVAIGVILLLPKRKYMK; this is translated from the exons ATGCGAGAAAGCGCCTTAGCCGTGCTGCTAGCATGGACACTTGCGGCCCAGCAGGGGCTGTGCGGCAAGTTAGAGAAGATCGCCCAACAACCGAGCAATATCTTAGTGGATTATTACGCCTATCGTCACATCTCGATCATCCACTTCAATGTACCCGAGCGTACCGTCGCGGTCGCCTTCAA ATTCATGGCGAAAGAAGAGAAGACTGGCGGGATAGGTAGATGCTCACCGGTCAACGTCTCGTTATATCTAAAGTCCGCTAGTTTGCCGTTCGTCTCTCCCGATGGTTCGAAGGTGGCCGCGAAGCTGATGGAGACGAAGAATCGTCGACGACATTACAGCCTGGAGATGCAGAGCAACGGCGAGCAATACATGATCAAGATAGAGGCTCCGTCAGCGGGTGACTGGTACGCGATCGCCTTCCGATCCTGGACCGATCCTGAGGAAGGCAAGATCAAGCAGCAAG GTATCAGCGTGTCCTGTGAGACCGTGATGGACGCCGAAATGTTCGTGGAGATGCCAGCTACGACGTTCTTGGTGGATCCTGAGATCAAGTATAAGGTACAGCTAGACGAGACCTCTGACACGACGATAGTGCAGTATCTTGTGCCGGACGTCGGCCTCGAGGAAATGAGCCTGTTTCTCAAATCGTCCTGCGGCGAGGACTGCAACATTGCTGTCCACATCACGGCAGAGGATAATCTCGCCGGTAGCCTGTTCAACTCCACGGAGAAGTCGCTCTCCTTCAAGCCCTACCCAGGCGATTTCCACTATGTGACCCTTCGTCTACTATCGGGAAACGCGTCGAACGTGACGCTGCAACTGCCAACGAGTCGTCAAACGGACATCGGGGTCGATCAGGTGACGCCGGTGGTATTGTCGAGAAAATCCTTTCCCGAATTTTTCCTCTTCGATTACGAACATTTGCGCGGCAACGACACGAAGCCCCAGCCCTTCAACGTGACCGCCGACGCTCTCTCCGTCCTTAGCTTCGAGATCGGCCGGGTGTACGATGTCGGCGGCACGGTCACTCTGGGCTTTAAGCTGGTCGACGTGGAGGAGAAATACAAGAAGAACATCGTCCTCGTGGCCTGCGTTTCCTTAG GATACTACTTGAACATTACCTCGGGCGGTGCCTGCGTCCGTGCGCAGGGTCTCACGACGGCGGACGTGTATGTGAATGCGACCGAGCCAGCTTACGTGCATGTGCCTTTCCCCGAAGCGGGCACTTGGTACGTCAGCCTGCGTGTCTTCTGTCCCgaagaagaggagaagaagaCGATTAGCGCTGACAGCGGCGCCAACATTAGCAGCAGCACCAGCTCTTGTTCCTGCGGTCGCACTTGTCTGCAGGGCGATGTTGCATGCGAGAGCTGTGATTGCCTGTCGCGCTGCACTGCCGTCCGGGTGGAGAGCGTCGTGTCATCGTCGCCGTGCGTCGAGGGTCGTTGCGGTGGTCATGGCAAGTGCATGCATTATATGAGTGGCGGCTTCGTCTTCTCGGCGTGTCACTGCACCGGCGGTTATCGCGGTTTCGATTGTGCGGACGACACGTACGTTCTCAGTACCAGCGGCATACTTCTGCAGCTGCTCGCCCTCACGTTCAGTAACTTCGCCTTCCTCGGCTCGATCTACGTGGCGATACGACGCGAGTACTTCACCGAAGCGGTTGCCTACTTTGCGGTCATGTTTTTCTCCACATTCTATCATGCCTGCGAGGCCGGGGAGGAGATCTACAGTGTGTGCATCATGCGGTTGAGCGTGCTGCAGTTCTGCGACTTTTTCAACGCGCTGCTCGCTATCTGGGTGACTCTGGTGGCGATGGCGTCGTTCGGGCCGCGATTGACTGCTTTCTGCCAGGTAACCGGAGCGATTGTGCTGGCGATGGGCGCCGAGATGGACCGCACTGCGCTCTGGGTATTCCTGCTACCGGCCGTCACTGGTTCCGCCTTGATTGGACTGTCCTGGGGACTTAGATGCAGGAGAAGGCGCACCATCAAATATCCCTCGCGTCCGTATAG GACTATCTACTTCCCAGCCGGAGTTCTTCTCGTCTTTCTGGGCCTCATTTGTTACGCGTTCCTGCAAACACGCAGGAATTATTATCTCGTTCACAGTATGTGGCACATCTGTGTCGCAATAGGAGTTATTTTACTTCTTCCGAAGCGCAAGTACATGAAGTGA